From the Sphingobacteruim zhuxiongii genome, the window GTGATCATATCGTAGAACAACACGTTCATAATATTGATATTGCAAACTGGGTTAAAGGTAAATATCCTGTTTCTATTCAAGGTACAGGTTCTAGAGCACACAGAACAGGCAAAGAATACGGTGAGATTTACGATAACTTCGCGTTAGAGATGACTTACGATGATGGGTCAGTTGTATACAGCCAATGTCGTCACTTTGAGGGAATCTCAAACCGTGTTGATGAGACTTTCCAAGCTACTAAAGGTCGTGTTTATCTTTCGGCAAGTAATCAAGCGATATTATGGGACGCGCAAGGAAAAGAAATCTATAGACACAATACAAAAGGTAACCCTAACCCTTATCAGCAAGAACACAAAGAATTGTTCGAAGCGATTGCAAAGGGTGAGTATAAATTTGACAATGCAGAATACGGTGCTTACAGTAGTTTAGCTGGTATTATCGGTCGTATTGCAGTTTACACAGGTAAAGTAATTAAGTGGGATGAAGCAATGAAATCAAATATTGATTTAATGCCAGATCGTCTTGCATGGGATGCTATGCCAAAGGTTGTTCCTAATGCTGATGGATTCTATCCAGTAGCTGTACCAGGACATGACGTTGAGAAATTTATTTAATAGCCGTGATTAACTGGCTTAATCTATTCGGTATAATGGGAATTGGTTGTTGTGCTTATGCGCAACAACCAATTTCTAATTTACAGCGCTATAATATTGAAGGTACCGCACAAGGGACAACCTATGCGGTAAGCTATTATGCCGAAGATGAGGAGGTAAATAAAATACAGCTAGATAGTATCTTCAATGTGATCGATGAGTCGATGTCGCTATATCGCCCGAATTCATTAATCAGCAAGTTTAACAACAATGTTGTTAGCGAGTTGGAAATGGATCAACATATGAAAATTGTCATGAAGAAATCATTTGAAATCAATAAGAAATCAAAAGGTATCTTCGATATTACCGTGAAACCTTTAGTTTCTTTATGGGGATTCGGTCCTGAGAAAGTGACAGGCATTCCTGACTCCAATGTTGTTCAGTCGACGTTAGCATACATAGGTATGGATAAGTTGCGGATGAAGGGGAATAAGCTGTTGAAGAAAGATAAACGCGTCGCTATTGATCTTAATGGAATTGCTCAAGGCTATACGGTCGATGTTCTTTATGATTTCCTGCTTTCAAAAAAGATTACTTCGTTTTTGGTTGAGGTAGGAGGAGAGATTAGAACACACGGTTATAAGCCCAAGAATGAGACCTATAAAATATTAATACAACGACCAGATGAAGCCAAGGAACAAAGAAACCATGTGATATCCCTTCATAATAAGGCTGTCACAACTTCTGGAAGTTATGAGAAATATCGTACTGTCAATAACTACCGTTTTTCACATCATATGGATGCGAAGACTGGCTATCCATTAAAATCAACCATTATCACCGTTACGGTGATTGCTGATAAGGCAATGGATGCGGATGGCTTAGATAACGTATTTATGGCTATGAAGCCAGCAGAGGCGGTCGCATTTGCGAATGCCAAAAATAAAATTGATATTTATTTGCTGTATTTGGACCAAGGAATTGTCAAAGAAGCCTATTCCAAAGGTTTTAACAAATATATTTTAACCAACTAGCACGCAGGTGCAGTAAAACTTAAACTTAATCCTACATGAAAAGATCAGAATTCTTAAAGAACAGTTCCATGCTTGTTGGTGGCACTTTATTAGGTGGTACAGCTGTAGCGGGCTCTGCGTCAAATGAGCAGAATGCTAAAGTTGCTAATCAGACATTCAAACTAGACTATGCACCTCACCAGGGGATGTTTAGTGCAACTGCAGGAAAGAACTTTTTGGATGAAATTAAATATATGCACGATCTAGGATTCCGTAGTATTGAAGACAACGGAATGCCATCTAGAACGGCTGATGAACAAAAGAAAATTGGTGATTTACTAGCCAAACTTGGCATGCGCATGGGTGTATTCGTTGTCCCTAAAGGTGGCAATGGCGCGAATTCATTGGCAGCAGGTAAGCAAGAGTTTATTGATATCTTTTTAAAAGGATGTAAAGAATCGGTAGAGATTGCAAAGCGTTGTAATGCAAAGTGGGCAACTGTTGTACCTGGCGACTATGCGAGAAAGCTTCCTATAGGAGTACAGACTGCAAATGTAGTGGAAGCGTTGAAACGTGGAGCAGAGATTTTTGAACCACATGGCCTAACGATGGTATTGGAACCTTTGAGCGATACTCCAGATTTATTCTTACGCTTCACAGATCAAACTTATGAGATTTGTAAAGCAGTAGGTAGCCCGTCTGTAAAGATCCTTTACGATGCATATCATCAACAAAAGAACGAAGGAAACCTCATCAATTTAATGGATTTATGTTGGAGTGAGATTGCTTATATCCAAGTCGGAGACAATCCTGGACGTAAAGAACCAACAACTGGCGAGGTTAACTATAAAAATGTATTTAAGTGGTTGCACGAAAAAGGATATAAAGGCGTTGTAGGTATGGAACATGGAATGTCAAAATCAGGAAAAGAAGGGGAATTAGCCCTTGTGAAGGCCTATAGAGAAGTTGATTCTTTCTAGTGCTAAACCTTTTTAGTGTATCTAACAAATTTGTTATCCTATTTTATAAACCGTTAATAATATCTATATTTAGTACCGTTAAATTTAAATAAGCCTATATTACATGTCATCATCTATCAAATTTAAATTATCCTTCATGATGTTCTTAGAGTTCTTTATATGGGGCTCTTGGTTCGTGACGTTGGGTCGCTATTTGCCGAAAAACTTAAATGCTTCAGGCTTTGAAATCGCCAATGTATTCTCTACTCAATCTTGGGGAGCTATTATCGCCCCGTTTATTGTAGGTATGATTGCCGATCGGTTCTTTAACGCGGAACGCGTATTAGGGACTTTACATATCATTGGTGCCGTATTGTTGTTTCAAATGTACAATGCCACGGATATCGCTGCATTTTTCCCGTATGTATTAGGATATATGATTCTTTACATGCCAACTTTAGCATTAGTGAACTCCATCTCTTTCAGACAGCTTTCTAACCCAGAAAGCCAGTTCTCTAATATTCGAATCTTCGGAACAATTGGATGGATCATTGCTGGACTTTCCATTTCATATTTATTTAAATGGGATAGTACCCAAGGTATTGAAGATGGATTATTGAGAAATACATTCTTAATGGCTTCGATAGCTTCGTTATTATTGGGAGTATTCAGCTTTTTATTACCGAAAACACCTCCAGTAAAAGATGATGGAAAAGAAAAACCTTCAGTAGCCTCCATCATTGGATTGGATGCAATCAAATTGTTAAAGGATAGAAACTTCTTTGTATTCTTCCTTTCATCAGTATTAATCTGTATTCCATTAGCCTTCTATTACCAGAACGCGAATGACTTCCTTGGCGATGTAGGGATGGAAGAGGTGACTGGTAAAATGACCATCGGACAGATTTCAGAAGCTTTATGTTTATTATTACTTCCGGTCTTCTTTGCACGCTTCGGCTTCAAAAACACCATCTTGGTGGGTATGTTAGCTTGGGCAATTCGTTATGGTCTATTTGCCTACGGAAACACAGATACGAATACCTATATGCTTTATATCGGTATTGCTTTACACGGTATTTGTTATGACTTCTTCTTTGTATCGGGACAAATCTATACTGATTTCAAAGCGGGAGATAAATATAAGAGTGCTGCGCAGGGTTTAATTACCTTAGCAACCTACGGTGTGGGGCAGCTTATTGGCTTCCAAGTGGCGGCTTATGTAGGAGAATTATACAAAGATTATAAAGCAGATAATATCCACGAATTTTGGCAACATGTATGGTTAGTACCAGCAGGAATTGCTATTGTGGTCATGTTGTTATTCCTTCTTTTATTCAAAAACGAACGGGTTGCAACAGTTAAATTAAATCAATCAGAAACTAATTAAATAGAAAAGTAATGGTAGAGAATAATGTTTATGATGCCATTGTAATCGGATCTGGTATTAGCGGCGGATGGGCAGCTAAAGAACTAACTGAAAAAGGTCTGAAGACAATCATGTTAGAGCGTGGTCGCAATGTCGAGCACGTGAAAGATTACCATGCAAATAAGGATAGTTGGGAATACCCTCATCGTGGTGGTAGAACCAAGCAAATGGAAGCTGACTATCCAGTGCTAAAGCGTGACTATGCGTTAAATGAGAAGAACTTGGATTTTTGGGTTGACGAAAAAGAAAGCCCATATGTAGAGAAGAAACGCTTTGACTGGTTTAGAGGATACCATGTTGGTGGTCGTTCATTAATGTGGGGGCGTCAGAGTTACCGTTTTGGTGATTTAGACTTCGAAGCCAATGCTAAAGATGGTCATGGAGTAGATTGGCCGATTCGTTATAAAGATATTGCGCCTTGGTATAGCTATGCTGAGAAATGGGCAGGTATTTCTGGAAACCGTGACGGCTTAGATGTGCTGCCTGATGGAGATTTTCTTCCAGCAATGGAATTCAACTTCGTGGAGCGTGATTTAGCTGATCGTTTGAAAAAACAATATGGTGGTAATCGTCATTTCATTATGGGACGTACCGCAAATATTACTAAACCACATACTGGACGTATCAACTGTCAATTTCAAAATCAATGTTGGTTAGGCTGTAACTTTGGAGGATACTTCTCTACACAGTCATCAACCTTGCCTCCAGCAATGAAAACAGGTAATCTAACATTACGTCCATTCTCGATTGTGACGAAGATTATCTATGATAAAAACACTAAAAAAGCAAAAGGAGTAGAGATAATCGATGCGGAAACAAATCAAACTTATGAGTTTTTCGCTAAGGTAATCTTTGTTTGTGCTTCGGCATTTAACTCCACTTGGGTCTTAATGAACTCCGCAACTGATGTATGGGAAGGTGGTTTAGGAAGTAGCTCAGGCGAACTTGGTCACAATGCCATGGATCACCATTTCCGTTTAGGAGCGAGTGGTCGTGTGGAGGGTTACGAAGATAAATATATGTTCGGTCGTCGTCCGACTGGCTTATACGTGCCTCGTTTTGTGAATGTTGCATCTGACACCAAAAAACGTGACTATGTTCGCGGATTTGGTTACCAAGGCTCTGCAGGCCGCGGACGTTGGTCAGGTGAGATTGCTGAAATGGCAGTAGGTGGCGCTTGGAAAGATGCGTTATGTGAACCAGGAGACTGGTCAGCAGGCTTTACTGCGTTTGGAGAGATTCTTCCATACCATGATAATCGCATTTTCCTTGATAAAGAAGTGAAGGATAAATGGGGATTACCAGTGTTAGCAATGGATATGGAGTTGAAGGATAACGAACATAAGATGCGTAAAGACATGACCGAAGAGATGAAGAATATGTTAGAGTCAATCGGTTTAAAAGATGTGAACACTTATGATGGTGGTTATAACTTCGGGATGGGTATCCATGAGATGGGAACAGCACGTATGGGCTTAGATCCAAAGACATCGGTACTGAATAAACACAATCAAGTTTGGGATGCAACGAACGTTTACGTAACGGATGGTGCAGCAATGACTTCAGCAGGATGTGTGAATCCATCACTTACCTATATGGCATTAACAGCAAGAGCAGTTGATCATGCAGTGAGTGAGCTTAAAAAAGGTAATATCTAATTGAACTAAACCGAACATTATGAGTAATAATAATTCAAGAAGGGAATTTCTAAAGAACTCAGCAATCGCTGCAGCAGGATTTAGTATTGTTCCACGTCACGTCTTAGGCGGATCAGGATTCTTAGCGCCAAGTGATCGTTTAATTGTTGCCGGTATAGGTGTAGGTGGAAAAGGAGAGAGCGACATTAAAGCGTTTGCCGATAGCGGAAAAGCGGAAGTAGCCTATTTATGTGACGTCGATGAGCGTCGTGCTGCAAATTCTGTAAAAAGATTTCCTAAAGCAAAATTTTACAAAGACTATAGAGAGATGTTAGATAAGGAACATAAGCATATCGATGCGGTTTCTGTTTCATCTCCCGATCATAACCATGCGATTCAAGCATTAGCGGCAATGCAATTAGGCAAACACGTTTATGTTCAAAAACCTTTAACCCACGATATTTGGGAAGCAAGAGTTTTAACGCATGCAGCAAAAAAATATAAAGTCGTTACGCAGATGGGTAACCAAGGAGCGTCAAACGATGGTCCTCGTGAAATCCGCGAATGGTATGAAGCAGGCTTAATTGGCGATGTACATACCGTTTACTGTTGGACCGATAGACCAGTATGGCCTCAAGGAATTCAATGGCCTAGTCAAAAAGCTCAGGTTCCAAAAGAACTAGACTGGGATTTATGGTTAGGTACTGCACCTCAAAAAGACTATATCGACAAATTAGTGCCATTTA encodes:
- a CDS encoding hydroxypyruvate isomerase family protein encodes the protein MKRSEFLKNSSMLVGGTLLGGTAVAGSASNEQNAKVANQTFKLDYAPHQGMFSATAGKNFLDEIKYMHDLGFRSIEDNGMPSRTADEQKKIGDLLAKLGMRMGVFVVPKGGNGANSLAAGKQEFIDIFLKGCKESVEIAKRCNAKWATVVPGDYARKLPIGVQTANVVEALKRGAEIFEPHGLTMVLEPLSDTPDLFLRFTDQTYEICKAVGSPSVKILYDAYHQQKNEGNLINLMDLCWSEIAYIQVGDNPGRKEPTTGEVNYKNVFKWLHEKGYKGVVGMEHGMSKSGKEGELALVKAYREVDSF
- a CDS encoding GMC oxidoreductase; its protein translation is MVENNVYDAIVIGSGISGGWAAKELTEKGLKTIMLERGRNVEHVKDYHANKDSWEYPHRGGRTKQMEADYPVLKRDYALNEKNLDFWVDEKESPYVEKKRFDWFRGYHVGGRSLMWGRQSYRFGDLDFEANAKDGHGVDWPIRYKDIAPWYSYAEKWAGISGNRDGLDVLPDGDFLPAMEFNFVERDLADRLKKQYGGNRHFIMGRTANITKPHTGRINCQFQNQCWLGCNFGGYFSTQSSTLPPAMKTGNLTLRPFSIVTKIIYDKNTKKAKGVEIIDAETNQTYEFFAKVIFVCASAFNSTWVLMNSATDVWEGGLGSSSGELGHNAMDHHFRLGASGRVEGYEDKYMFGRRPTGLYVPRFVNVASDTKKRDYVRGFGYQGSAGRGRWSGEIAEMAVGGAWKDALCEPGDWSAGFTAFGEILPYHDNRIFLDKEVKDKWGLPVLAMDMELKDNEHKMRKDMTEEMKNMLESIGLKDVNTYDGGYNFGMGIHEMGTARMGLDPKTSVLNKHNQVWDATNVYVTDGAAMTSAGCVNPSLTYMALTARAVDHAVSELKKGNI
- a CDS encoding nucleoside permease; this encodes MSSSIKFKLSFMMFLEFFIWGSWFVTLGRYLPKNLNASGFEIANVFSTQSWGAIIAPFIVGMIADRFFNAERVLGTLHIIGAVLLFQMYNATDIAAFFPYVLGYMILYMPTLALVNSISFRQLSNPESQFSNIRIFGTIGWIIAGLSISYLFKWDSTQGIEDGLLRNTFLMASIASLLLGVFSFLLPKTPPVKDDGKEKPSVASIIGLDAIKLLKDRNFFVFFLSSVLICIPLAFYYQNANDFLGDVGMEEVTGKMTIGQISEALCLLLLPVFFARFGFKNTILVGMLAWAIRYGLFAYGNTDTNTYMLYIGIALHGICYDFFFVSGQIYTDFKAGDKYKSAAQGLITLATYGVGQLIGFQVAAYVGELYKDYKADNIHEFWQHVWLVPAGIAIVVMLLFLLLFKNERVATVKLNQSETN
- a CDS encoding FAD:protein FMN transferase; this encodes MINWLNLFGIMGIGCCAYAQQPISNLQRYNIEGTAQGTTYAVSYYAEDEEVNKIQLDSIFNVIDESMSLYRPNSLISKFNNNVVSELEMDQHMKIVMKKSFEINKKSKGIFDITVKPLVSLWGFGPEKVTGIPDSNVVQSTLAYIGMDKLRMKGNKLLKKDKRVAIDLNGIAQGYTVDVLYDFLLSKKITSFLVEVGGEIRTHGYKPKNETYKILIQRPDEAKEQRNHVISLHNKAVTTSGSYEKYRTVNNYRFSHHMDAKTGYPLKSTIITVTVIADKAMDADGLDNVFMAMKPAEAVAFANAKNKIDIYLLYLDQGIVKEAYSKGFNKYILTN